One Vespa crabro chromosome 4, iyVesCrab1.2, whole genome shotgun sequence DNA segment encodes these proteins:
- the LOC124423961 gene encoding uncharacterized protein LOC124423961 isoform X2 produces MSVIIYNYKGLNAENTPGCYDYLKNQVPCLGGILALDGKTGNTLWIHWTVYGIFSIDCGLDITNDKINDCIASGEGGMLYAINGQNGLSIWKISNEELSSSEHSIIFHIYNAKFIPDTDRDGIGDVIVTGTIQSDLSRSSRILIVSAKKGHILYTINTPNIELFSIPQTIVHPDGENIFVLTANNQMQSGALYIASSTNFMHGKLKLKELHHSSGKAALLPPVLADITMDGIADIVASMFDSTIIAYDGLTFDPIWNYTVPNSEILSSPLPGYYNDDEIPDFMVKHEVESEFPNYTMSMIIDGQTGQPLLEKPIKDTLNKQISGLSVTIDGFGNDWFLHWSSNCSHNEDFKGTYRFSKNKNFLSQTDLCKVIFNSTLTTNLLALSQHVGPPGITLYSSEEYKILELNNSVDIEKEIDKYLESYHIDSIDIDTPKIYKDYDKGIMLKQNRDENILEELNNYNQKIPEMTYENQEHFEGDNRFDTNFQLSNLENVDIENSFYHKNKWITNKNLGNIKEYDTLYDNNNSNNKGDDQIIDYSQMDELREQRRQVNNNDTTNRDSVINNNKHLFSSIVRKKRVKQSNYILNKSMNYNKQRQRSSGILLPSFVDSKEGNSVDLIFSTFGSLLSETSITLLREDLDCIYKKKILSKKNMHHRKNADIIIECLNERNDNYNLFEKTIKQNNINIALGQMTVYRMKLECVCPEDILPNQVCKTIASKQSWPEYLGLYGNGYFRPLHRNI; encoded by the exons ATGTCTGTTATCATTTACAATTACAAAg gTTTAAATGCAGAAAATACTCCAGGATGCTATGATTACCTTAAAAACCAAGTACCTTGTTTGGGTGGAATATTAGCATTAGATGGCAAAACAGGAAATACACTTTGGATTCATTGGACTGTTTATGGAATTTTCTCAATAGACTGTGGACTGGACAtaacaaatgataaaattaatgattgcATTGCTTCAGGAGAAGGTGGAATGCTTTATGCAATTAATGGACAAAATGGATTGAGTATATGGAAAATATCAAACGAAGAACTATCATCATCTGAgcattcaataatttttcatatatacaatGCAAAATTTATACCTGATACTGATAGAGATGGTATTGGTGATGTTATTGTAACAGGCACTATTCAATCTGACTTATCACGTAGCAGCAGAATTCTTATTGTATCAGCAAAAAAAGGACATATTCTATATACCATTAATACCCcaaatatagaattattttctattccaCAGACAATTGTACATCCGGATggtgaaaatatatttgttttaactGCAAATAATCAAATGCAATCAGGTGCATTGTATATAGCATCTAGTACTAATTTTATGCATGGTAAATTG aaACTAAAGGAATTGCACCATAGCTCCGGAAAAGCAGCACTGTTACCTCCTGTTTTGGCAGACATAACAATGGATGGAATTGCAGATATTGTTGCATCTATGTTTGACTCTACTATTATAGCTTATGATGGATTAACTTTTGATCCAATTTGGAATTACACTGTCCCTAATTCTGAAATATTAAGCAGTCCATTACCtggttattataatgatgatgaaaTTCCAGATTTTATGGTAAAACATGAAGTAGAATCAGAATTTCCCAATTATACCATGTCTATGATCATTGATGGACAAACTGGACAACCTTTACTAGAGAAACCAATAAAAGATACTTTAAATAAACAGATATCAGGTTTATCAGTTACTATTGATGGTTTTGGCAATGATTGGTTTTTACACTGGTCTAGTAATTGTTCACATAATGAAGATTTCAAAGGAACATATCGattttcgaaaaacaaaaattttctgtCACAAACTGATTTatgtaaagtaatatttaactCAACATTAACTACAAATCTATTAGCTTTGAGTCAACATGTTGGACCACCTGGTATAACTTTATACTCAtcagaagaatataaaatattagaactTAATAATTCTGTtgacatagaaaaagaaattgataaatatttagaatCATATCATATAGATTCAATAGACATTGATActccaaaaatatataaagactATGACAAAGGAATAATGCTTAAGCAGAATAGAGATGAGAATATACttgaagaattaaataattacaatcaaaAGATTCCTGAAATGACATATGAAAATCAAGAACACTTTGAAGGAGATAACAGATTTGATACTAATTTTCAACTAAGTAACTTAGAAAATGTAGATATTGagaattctttttatcataaaaataaatggattacaaataaaaacttaggaaatataaaagaatatgatacattatatgataacaataacagtaataataagggAGATGAtcaaattattgattattcgCAAATGGATGAGTTAAGAGAACAACGTAGACaagtgaataataatgatacaacaAATAGAGATtccgtaataaataataataaacatttattttcgtcaatagttagaaaaaaaagagttaaacaatcaaattacatattaaataaatcaatgaattataataaacaaagaCAACGATCCAGTGGTATATTATTACCTTCTTTTGTAGATTCAAAGGAAGGAAATTCTGTAGATTTGATTTTCTCAACTTTTGGTTCACTATTGTCAGAAACATCTATTACATTGTTACGAGAAGATTTAGattgtatatacaaaaaaaaaatattatctaagaAGAATATGCATCATAGAAAAAATgcagatattattatagaatgtTTGAATGAacgtaatgataattataatttatttgaaaaaacaataaaacaaaataatattaatattgcacTTGGACAAATGACAGTATACAGAATGAAGTTAGAATGTGTTTGTCCTGAAGATATATTACCTAATCAAGTATGTAAGACCATTGCATCTAAGCAAAGTTGGCCAGAATATTTGGGATTATATGGCAATGGATATTTTAGACCattacatagaaatatttaa
- the LOC124423961 gene encoding uncharacterized protein LOC124423961 isoform X1, which produces MMEVYPALPKFMVQECPDEDDLTDIDDEVFVRDGKNGGLKLDEDGGVKRPLMAPRKKFRKFYKVGVHRLRYKAYFTPICCGFITLVFLLGFIAFFIYIANAFPSSITMLKQFLTHELKSLVSKVHIIPCTSLSSKIIWKRTISKFTSEAPLRSNDVNKDGIEDIIIGFSTGLNAENTPGCYDYLKNQVPCLGGILALDGKTGNTLWIHWTVYGIFSIDCGLDITNDKINDCIASGEGGMLYAINGQNGLSIWKISNEELSSSEHSIIFHIYNAKFIPDTDRDGIGDVIVTGTIQSDLSRSSRILIVSAKKGHILYTINTPNIELFSIPQTIVHPDGENIFVLTANNQMQSGALYIASSTNFMHGKLKLKELHHSSGKAALLPPVLADITMDGIADIVASMFDSTIIAYDGLTFDPIWNYTVPNSEILSSPLPGYYNDDEIPDFMVKHEVESEFPNYTMSMIIDGQTGQPLLEKPIKDTLNKQISGLSVTIDGFGNDWFLHWSSNCSHNEDFKGTYRFSKNKNFLSQTDLCKVIFNSTLTTNLLALSQHVGPPGITLYSSEEYKILELNNSVDIEKEIDKYLESYHIDSIDIDTPKIYKDYDKGIMLKQNRDENILEELNNYNQKIPEMTYENQEHFEGDNRFDTNFQLSNLENVDIENSFYHKNKWITNKNLGNIKEYDTLYDNNNSNNKGDDQIIDYSQMDELREQRRQVNNNDTTNRDSVINNNKHLFSSIVRKKRVKQSNYILNKSMNYNKQRQRSSGILLPSFVDSKEGNSVDLIFSTFGSLLSETSITLLREDLDCIYKKKILSKKNMHHRKNADIIIECLNERNDNYNLFEKTIKQNNINIALGQMTVYRMKLECVCPEDILPNQVCKTIASKQSWPEYLGLYGNGYFRPLHRNI; this is translated from the exons ATGATGGAAGTATACCCTGCTTTACCAAAATTTATGGTGCAAGAATGCCCAGATGAAGATGATTTGACAGATATCGATGATGAAGTATTTGTTAGAGATGGAAAAAATGGAGGATTAAAATTAGATGAAGATGGTGGAGTTAAACGGCCCCTTATGGCGCCAcgtaaaaaatttagaaaattttataaagttGGAGTACATAGATTACGTTATAAAGCATATTTTACACCCATTTGTTGTGGGTTCATAACATTAGTATTTCTATTAGGCTTCATTgccttttttatatatattgctaATGCATTTCCATCGTCAATTACTATGCTTAAACAATTCCTAACTCATGAATTAAAATCTTTAGTAAGCAAAGTACATATAATTCCATGTACATCATTGTCATCAAAGATAATATGGAAAAgaacaatatcaaaatttaCTTCAGAAGCTCCTTTGAGAAGCAATGATGTTAATAAAGATGGAATTGAAGACATTATTATTGGATTTAGTACAG gTTTAAATGCAGAAAATACTCCAGGATGCTATGATTACCTTAAAAACCAAGTACCTTGTTTGGGTGGAATATTAGCATTAGATGGCAAAACAGGAAATACACTTTGGATTCATTGGACTGTTTATGGAATTTTCTCAATAGACTGTGGACTGGACAtaacaaatgataaaattaatgattgcATTGCTTCAGGAGAAGGTGGAATGCTTTATGCAATTAATGGACAAAATGGATTGAGTATATGGAAAATATCAAACGAAGAACTATCATCATCTGAgcattcaataatttttcatatatacaatGCAAAATTTATACCTGATACTGATAGAGATGGTATTGGTGATGTTATTGTAACAGGCACTATTCAATCTGACTTATCACGTAGCAGCAGAATTCTTATTGTATCAGCAAAAAAAGGACATATTCTATATACCATTAATACCCcaaatatagaattattttctattccaCAGACAATTGTACATCCGGATggtgaaaatatatttgttttaactGCAAATAATCAAATGCAATCAGGTGCATTGTATATAGCATCTAGTACTAATTTTATGCATGGTAAATTG aaACTAAAGGAATTGCACCATAGCTCCGGAAAAGCAGCACTGTTACCTCCTGTTTTGGCAGACATAACAATGGATGGAATTGCAGATATTGTTGCATCTATGTTTGACTCTACTATTATAGCTTATGATGGATTAACTTTTGATCCAATTTGGAATTACACTGTCCCTAATTCTGAAATATTAAGCAGTCCATTACCtggttattataatgatgatgaaaTTCCAGATTTTATGGTAAAACATGAAGTAGAATCAGAATTTCCCAATTATACCATGTCTATGATCATTGATGGACAAACTGGACAACCTTTACTAGAGAAACCAATAAAAGATACTTTAAATAAACAGATATCAGGTTTATCAGTTACTATTGATGGTTTTGGCAATGATTGGTTTTTACACTGGTCTAGTAATTGTTCACATAATGAAGATTTCAAAGGAACATATCGattttcgaaaaacaaaaattttctgtCACAAACTGATTTatgtaaagtaatatttaactCAACATTAACTACAAATCTATTAGCTTTGAGTCAACATGTTGGACCACCTGGTATAACTTTATACTCAtcagaagaatataaaatattagaactTAATAATTCTGTtgacatagaaaaagaaattgataaatatttagaatCATATCATATAGATTCAATAGACATTGATActccaaaaatatataaagactATGACAAAGGAATAATGCTTAAGCAGAATAGAGATGAGAATATACttgaagaattaaataattacaatcaaaAGATTCCTGAAATGACATATGAAAATCAAGAACACTTTGAAGGAGATAACAGATTTGATACTAATTTTCAACTAAGTAACTTAGAAAATGTAGATATTGagaattctttttatcataaaaataaatggattacaaataaaaacttaggaaatataaaagaatatgatacattatatgataacaataacagtaataataagggAGATGAtcaaattattgattattcgCAAATGGATGAGTTAAGAGAACAACGTAGACaagtgaataataatgatacaacaAATAGAGATtccgtaataaataataataaacatttattttcgtcaatagttagaaaaaaaagagttaaacaatcaaattacatattaaataaatcaatgaattataataaacaaagaCAACGATCCAGTGGTATATTATTACCTTCTTTTGTAGATTCAAAGGAAGGAAATTCTGTAGATTTGATTTTCTCAACTTTTGGTTCACTATTGTCAGAAACATCTATTACATTGTTACGAGAAGATTTAGattgtatatacaaaaaaaaaatattatctaagaAGAATATGCATCATAGAAAAAATgcagatattattatagaatgtTTGAATGAacgtaatgataattataatttatttgaaaaaacaataaaacaaaataatattaatattgcacTTGGACAAATGACAGTATACAGAATGAAGTTAGAATGTGTTTGTCCTGAAGATATATTACCTAATCAAGTATGTAAGACCATTGCATCTAAGCAAAGTTGGCCAGAATATTTGGGATTATATGGCAATGGATATTTTAGACCattacatagaaatatttaa
- the LOC124423965 gene encoding 2-aminoethanethiol dioxygenase, producing the protein MSSAIQILWKQALKTFGSRRNAGYKLYQQNFDNLWSLINKITAEDVKVDKQILDFVKVQSAPMCVIVVFENKDMTIAIFMLKHGVTMPMHDHPRMHGFLKVISGTVEINSFTLKTNGDHINMNEEIKAFRHKPVILHKNSPACVLTPQDKNLHEISCIEGPAAFLDILSPPYGVDDSGKGPGPCTFFKTVNSKSCTDSGDIIEEVQLVVTEKPPGFYSHNLKYTGPPLM; encoded by the exons ATGAGTTCCgcaatacaaatattatgGAAACAAGCATTAAAAACATTTGGCAGTAGAAGAAATGCAGGTTATAAACTATATCAACAAAACTTCGATAATTTGTGGAGTCTAATCAATAAAATCACTGCAGAAGATGTGAAGGTAGACAAACAAATTCTTGATTTTGTAAAGGTACAATCTGCTCCGATGtgcgttattgttgtttttgaaaataaagatatgacTATTGCAATCTTTATGTTAAAACATGGTGTTACAATGCCTATGCATGATCATCCAAGAATGCATGGCTTTCTCAAG GTAATCAGTGGTACTGTTGAAATAAACAGTTTTACTTTAAAGACCAATGGTgatcatataaatatgaatgaagaaataaaagcatTTAGGCACAAACCTGTGATACTCCACAAGAATTCCCCTGCTTGTGTACTCACACCGCAAGATAAAAACTTGCATGAGATTTCATGCATAGAAGGACCAGCTGCATTTTTAGATATACTTAGTCCCCCTTATGGTGTAGATGATTCTGGAAAAGGTCCTGGACCATGTACTTTTTTCAAAACAGTTAATTCCAAATCTTGCACAGATTCAGGAGATATTATTGAAGAAGTTCAATTGGTAGTTACAGAAAAACCACCAGGCTTTTATTCGCATAATCTCAAATATACAGGGCCACCTTTGATGTga
- the LOC124423709 gene encoding E3 ubiquitin-protein ligase MARCHF5 isoform X2 produces the protein MSDNNLSYTTYGIDSRGRIVHIDPGVSHTNIRRLPSIDETLRRLRTNLSSDRQTSVSNNEMSDIQSATLSTEETNFQTPVTTSSGPVLSIDVTDGASSPSHDSSIPTLTSEDDKRYCWVCFATDEDDATASWVKPCHCRGTTKWVHQGCIQRWVDEKQKGRAGAHVACPQCNTEYIIVYPNMGPLVVILDTIDGIIFRVCPFIAAGIVIGSIYWTAVTYGAVTVMQVVGHKDGLTMMEQADPLVLLVGLPTIPIMLVLGKMLRWEDQALSLLRRHACKVPILRHFLPSRTQSQDVPPMSDPVSATRVLCGALLLPTIASICGKIFFESVNSNFQRTLLGGVAFITIKGAFKIYHKQQQYVRQCQRRIMDYTDSNVALYKRKQSSESNQTS, from the exons ATGTCAGATAATAACTTATCATATACTACCTATGGCATTGATAGCCGTGGCAGAATAGTACATATTGATCCTGGTGTTTCACATACTAACATAAGACGTCTTCCAAGTATAGATGAAACTTTGAGAAGACTGCGTACAAATCTAAGTTCAGATCGACAGACTAGTGTATCTAATAATG aaatgtcTGACATACAATCAGCTACATTATCAACTGAAGAAACTAATTTTCAAACTCCTGTAACCACTTCAAGTGGTCCTGTACTTTCCATTGATGTAACTGATGGGGCATCATCTCCTAGTCATGATTCTAGTATTCCAACTTTAACTTCAGAAGATGA TAAGAGATATTGTTGGGTTTGTTTTGCAACCGATGAAGATGATGCAACTGCATCTTGGGTAAAACCATGCCATTGCCGAGGTACAACAAAATGGGTTCATCAGGGATGTATACAGCGTTGGGttgatgaaaaacaaaaaggtcGTGCTGGTGCACATGTAGCTTGTCCGCAGTGTAATACAGAATACATTATCGTTTATCCAAACATGG GGCCATTGGTTGTAATACTTGATACTATTGATGGAATTATTTTTCGAGTATGTCCTTTTATTGCTGCGGGCATAGTAATTGGATCTATATATTGGACAGCTGTAACTTATGGAGCAGTAACAGTTATGCAAGTAGTTGGTCATAAAGATGGTTTAACTATGATGGAACAAGCTGATCCTTTGGTATTATTAGTTGGTCTACCAACTATTCCGATTATGTTAGTTTTGGGAAAAATGCTAAGATGGGAAGATCAAGCACTTAGTCTTCTTAGACGACATGCTTGCAAAGTCCCTATCCTAAGGCACTTTCTACCTAGTAG AACACAATCACAAGATGTTCCACCAATGAGTGACCCAGTATCTGCAACTCGCGTACTTTGTGGAGCACTTCTTTTACCAACTATTGCTAGCATATgtggaaaaatattctttgaaaGTGTAAACTCAAATTTTCAAAGGACATTGctt GGTGGTGTGGcatttataactataaaagGTGCGTTTAAAATTTATCACAAACAGCAGCAATATGTGAGACAATGCCAGCGTCGTATAATGGATTACACAGACAGTAATGTAGCATTGTATAAAAGAAAGCAAAGTTCAGAAAGTAATCAAACTAGCTAA
- the LOC124423709 gene encoding E3 ubiquitin-protein ligase MARCHF5 isoform X1, whose product MSDNNLSYTTYGIDSRGRIVHIDPGVSHTNIRRLPSIDETLRRLRTNLSSDRQTSVSNNEMSDIQSATLSTEETNFQTPVTTSSGPVLSIDVTDGASSPSHDSSIPTLTSEDDKRYCWVCFATDEDDATASWVKPCHCRGTTKWVHQGCIQRWVDEKQKGRAGAHVACPQCNTEYIIVYPNMGPLVVILDTIDGIIFRVCPFIAAGIVIGSIYWTAVTYGAVTVMQVVGHKDGLTMMEQADPLVLLVGLPTIPIMLVLGKMLRWEDQALSLLRRHACKVPILRHFLPSSYSDDDRTQSQDVPPMSDPVSATRVLCGALLLPTIASICGKIFFESVNSNFQRTLLGGVAFITIKGAFKIYHKQQQYVRQCQRRIMDYTDSNVALYKRKQSSESNQTS is encoded by the exons ATGTCAGATAATAACTTATCATATACTACCTATGGCATTGATAGCCGTGGCAGAATAGTACATATTGATCCTGGTGTTTCACATACTAACATAAGACGTCTTCCAAGTATAGATGAAACTTTGAGAAGACTGCGTACAAATCTAAGTTCAGATCGACAGACTAGTGTATCTAATAATG aaatgtcTGACATACAATCAGCTACATTATCAACTGAAGAAACTAATTTTCAAACTCCTGTAACCACTTCAAGTGGTCCTGTACTTTCCATTGATGTAACTGATGGGGCATCATCTCCTAGTCATGATTCTAGTATTCCAACTTTAACTTCAGAAGATGA TAAGAGATATTGTTGGGTTTGTTTTGCAACCGATGAAGATGATGCAACTGCATCTTGGGTAAAACCATGCCATTGCCGAGGTACAACAAAATGGGTTCATCAGGGATGTATACAGCGTTGGGttgatgaaaaacaaaaaggtcGTGCTGGTGCACATGTAGCTTGTCCGCAGTGTAATACAGAATACATTATCGTTTATCCAAACATGG GGCCATTGGTTGTAATACTTGATACTATTGATGGAATTATTTTTCGAGTATGTCCTTTTATTGCTGCGGGCATAGTAATTGGATCTATATATTGGACAGCTGTAACTTATGGAGCAGTAACAGTTATGCAAGTAGTTGGTCATAAAGATGGTTTAACTATGATGGAACAAGCTGATCCTTTGGTATTATTAGTTGGTCTACCAACTATTCCGATTATGTTAGTTTTGGGAAAAATGCTAAGATGGGAAGATCAAGCACTTAGTCTTCTTAGACGACATGCTTGCAAAGTCCCTATCCTAAGGCACTTTCTACCTAGTAG ttattctGATGATGATAGAACACAATCACAAGATGTTCCACCAATGAGTGACCCAGTATCTGCAACTCGCGTACTTTGTGGAGCACTTCTTTTACCAACTATTGCTAGCATATgtggaaaaatattctttgaaaGTGTAAACTCAAATTTTCAAAGGACATTGctt GGTGGTGTGGcatttataactataaaagGTGCGTTTAAAATTTATCACAAACAGCAGCAATATGTGAGACAATGCCAGCGTCGTATAATGGATTACACAGACAGTAATGTAGCATTGTATAAAAGAAAGCAAAGTTCAGAAAGTAATCAAACTAGCTAA
- the LOC124423709 gene encoding E3 ubiquitin-protein ligase MARCHF5 isoform X3, giving the protein MSDIQSATLSTEETNFQTPVTTSSGPVLSIDVTDGASSPSHDSSIPTLTSEDDKRYCWVCFATDEDDATASWVKPCHCRGTTKWVHQGCIQRWVDEKQKGRAGAHVACPQCNTEYIIVYPNMGPLVVILDTIDGIIFRVCPFIAAGIVIGSIYWTAVTYGAVTVMQVVGHKDGLTMMEQADPLVLLVGLPTIPIMLVLGKMLRWEDQALSLLRRHACKVPILRHFLPSSYSDDDRTQSQDVPPMSDPVSATRVLCGALLLPTIASICGKIFFESVNSNFQRTLLGGVAFITIKGAFKIYHKQQQYVRQCQRRIMDYTDSNVALYKRKQSSESNQTS; this is encoded by the exons atgtcTGACATACAATCAGCTACATTATCAACTGAAGAAACTAATTTTCAAACTCCTGTAACCACTTCAAGTGGTCCTGTACTTTCCATTGATGTAACTGATGGGGCATCATCTCCTAGTCATGATTCTAGTATTCCAACTTTAACTTCAGAAGATGA TAAGAGATATTGTTGGGTTTGTTTTGCAACCGATGAAGATGATGCAACTGCATCTTGGGTAAAACCATGCCATTGCCGAGGTACAACAAAATGGGTTCATCAGGGATGTATACAGCGTTGGGttgatgaaaaacaaaaaggtcGTGCTGGTGCACATGTAGCTTGTCCGCAGTGTAATACAGAATACATTATCGTTTATCCAAACATGG GGCCATTGGTTGTAATACTTGATACTATTGATGGAATTATTTTTCGAGTATGTCCTTTTATTGCTGCGGGCATAGTAATTGGATCTATATATTGGACAGCTGTAACTTATGGAGCAGTAACAGTTATGCAAGTAGTTGGTCATAAAGATGGTTTAACTATGATGGAACAAGCTGATCCTTTGGTATTATTAGTTGGTCTACCAACTATTCCGATTATGTTAGTTTTGGGAAAAATGCTAAGATGGGAAGATCAAGCACTTAGTCTTCTTAGACGACATGCTTGCAAAGTCCCTATCCTAAGGCACTTTCTACCTAGTAG ttattctGATGATGATAGAACACAATCACAAGATGTTCCACCAATGAGTGACCCAGTATCTGCAACTCGCGTACTTTGTGGAGCACTTCTTTTACCAACTATTGCTAGCATATgtggaaaaatattctttgaaaGTGTAAACTCAAATTTTCAAAGGACATTGctt GGTGGTGTGGcatttataactataaaagGTGCGTTTAAAATTTATCACAAACAGCAGCAATATGTGAGACAATGCCAGCGTCGTATAATGGATTACACAGACAGTAATGTAGCATTGTATAAAAGAAAGCAAAGTTCAGAAAGTAATCAAACTAGCTAA